The sequence GTGCCTTGGTTTCGATGCCATGCAAAATATCCATGATACGCCGGTTTTCCAACCACGCTTTATCATCGAGAAAGCGTCTTAGCTGTTGGGAAAGTTGAGCTACCGTGCGTTGAGTGTGCTCGCCGGCCTCCAGCCAGTCATAATGGACACGTCGAGTACGCGCATCGGGCTTGAGTTCCTCAATGGGTGATAGCGAGAGGACTCGCGCGAGTAACTCGGACAGTTCTTCTTGGCGCCGACTGGACATCAAGAAATCCCAGAAAGCACGAAAGCTTCTACCTTGATCAGAGTCGGCAATCGCATCACGCTCACCCATGATCTGTTCCAGCAATTCACCTTTGGCGCCATCCCACAAGGCAATACGCTCCCGTACCCGCTGGTCCAGAAGCCGAAAATTATGTTCCACCTCGCGAAAATCCGTAAGTAGTTCACGCGCCAGTTGCATAAATTGCTGGAATCGATCTTTCAAAGCGGTATCGTCTAACAGGGGTACATCACCCGCTAATACTCTGGCTATCTCTGCATCAATTTCGTCGCGCCGCTTGTGTAACTCGGCAATGCGTTTGATTGAATCGGTTTCACTGCCCTCGCTCATCTGCTTGAGTAACTCAAACAAAGTCAGTAAACGCGATTCTGTTCCGACAAAACTACGTTCGGATAATGTTCCAAGCCAGGCGATTGCCTTTTCAGTTGAGGGCATTAAATCAAACTGAGGCTCATCCGAACCTTGTCGATAGAATTTGCGCAACCAGCCTTTTTCA comes from Methylicorpusculum oleiharenae and encodes:
- a CDS encoding DUF3375 domain-containing protein, with the protein product MTIDFISLEALRTHHPAWRLLRSDHAPLIASFLHRVFIVPNVRVMAAADLAEALEDELYALRDRLGAEVFPKAALDYLNDWASPEKGWLRKFYRQGSDEPQFDLMPSTEKAIAWLGTLSERSFVGTESRLLTLFELLKQMSEGSETDSIKRIAELHKRRDEIDAEIARVLAGDVPLLDDTALKDRFQQFMQLARELLTDFREVEHNFRLLDQRVRERIALWDGAKGELLEQIMGERDAIADSDQGRSFRAFWDFLMSSRRQEELSELLARVLSLSPIEELKPDARTRRVHYDWLEAGEHTQRTVAQLSQQLRRFLDDKAWLENRRIMDILHGIETKALALRDNPPVGQITRIADTAAEAELPLERPLYKPAVKPVIANIDLETGDAKVDVDVLYSQVIIDKSELAHHIRQALQQRSQITLRDLIEKHPLRQGLAELVAYLQLGSELFKTVVDEDTLDLIVWRSPGVDGVLSHKRAHLPRFIFVR